GCAAGAGCCCCACGAGCGAAGGACCGAAGTACTGCGAGAACACCTCTGCCGGGACAAAGGCGCGCACCGCTGCGGCAAGCACCACCCCGAAGAAGATCCACCGCAAGATCATGCGCGACTCCGAGAGACCCGTGCTGGCAATCGCCTTCAGGTTCGCGGCGGTCGGCTTGATTTGGATGAAAGCCTCGCGAAAAGCGGGACCGAAGCGGAAGTCGGCAGGCAATTCACGGGCATTCGGATTCGCGGGCAGGACCCCGCGGCTGACGAGGCGATCCGCCACCCAACCGGTGATGATGCCGATGACCATGGAAGCGGCAATGAAGAGCAGCATCCACTTCCAGCCGATTAGCGCGGCTAGGATGAGAGTCAGCGAAAGCGAGTTCCAAGGGCTGGAGACGAGGAAGGCGAGCGTCTGGCCGAGTGACGCGCCCTTTTTGTAGAGCTGCGCCCCGACCATGAGGATGCCGTGATTACAGAGGTCGAGCAAAGTGCCGGCAAAGGTGGCGCGAAGGATGCCGCCGAAGCTACCTCCCTTCCCCAACAAACCGCTGAGGAGGTCCTGCGGCAGGCGATTGATCACGCCAACCGCGACGATACCCGCGAGGAGTCCCCACCAGGCCTTCGACATGAATTCCCAGCTGCCATGCGCGAAAGTGTGCCACCACGCGGGGCCGCCGCCGAGGAAGTGCCCGGCAACACCGGCAGTGACCAAAGCCAGCGAGCCCCAGAGAAGCCAATCGATCTTGTTCTTCGATGAAGGCGCGCAGCAGGAAGCGATCTCCTGGTCTGGCGGTCCGCCGCAGCAGGATGGCTTGGTTTGCGGGGAGGCCGGAGCGCAGCACGAGGGCCGGGGCTCGGGCTTCGAGGCGTGAGTGTGGCAGGAATTCATGGCGGGCTCCGGGGGTTAAGCAAGGCGGCGCTTGTAGAGTTCGATGAGCTCCTCCATGCGGCGGTCGAGCTGTTTTGCATCCGTGGCAGCTTCGGTGACGCAGTGGCGGACGTGGTCCTCAAGGAGTTTGGCTTCGAGTCCACGCAGAGCGGAGTGAATGGCGGAGATGGTATTGAGGATCTCGGGGCAATCCCGGTTCTCTTCGATCATCCGGCCGATCCCCTGAACCTGCCCGACAATCCGGTTCACCCGGCCAAGGAGAGGCTTCGTTTCGTGGCATCCGCGCTGCATGAAAATACCTATAGGGGGTATAGGTATATTTGCAAGAGAGAATTTTGGAGATACTTGCGATCAACGACCGTGTTGCCTCGGCCACAGTTTGCGCAGCCAATCGTCCATCTCAGTGGGGGCATGATGGTACTCCACGAGATTCCTGAGCGAGACGTAGTCGGCGCAACTCATGATCTGAGGCAGCAATGCGGCGCGCTGCGGGGAATCGATCAAGTGTTCGCCGAAACCCAAAGCCGCTGCCGTTCGTACGTCCTCCCCGCCATGCTGGAGACACCAATCGCAGTAGCGCCAGATCCGCCGCAGAAGATCGATGGGAGGCGGTTGGCTCCCACATAACTTCTCGAACTCCGTATTGAGTTCGATCCACAGCATCATCGGGCCGTCCACAAACCGCGAGGCAATGATCCTCTGCAGCTCGGGCAGCCGTTCCGATGCTTCGCGACGCCAAAGGCTCATCGGCAATCGGCGCTACGATTTCTTGTCGGCCTTCACTTTCTCAAAAGCGTCGGTCACGCGTTCCACTTTTTTGGGTTCGAAGCCGGACTTCTTGATGAATTCCGTGATCTCCTCGTCCTTGATGGTGGCACCTTTCTTCTCCTCCAGGATGACGAGCTTGCGGGTGAGGTCCACGTGGACGTTCGAGACGGCGGGGTGCTTCTTGAAGTGGGTGACGAGGCCCTGCGCACAGAAGGAGCAGACCATGCCATCCACGGTGGTCTTGACGGTCATGACGCGCTCGTTCGAAGCGCGGGCGGGTCCGGCGAGGAAGAGCCAGGCGCCGAGGATGCTGAGCAGAATGTTGTGATACATGGCAGTAATAGGTTCGGTTTAGAAATGGATCATGAAGTTCAGGAGCGGCTCGCCATCGAGCGAACAGCCGAGTTCCACGAAGTAGGGTCCCTTGAAGAAGCGAAGCTTCGGGATGACATCGAGGTCGTCCTCCATCCCGCTGACGTGCTCGAGCTGGAGGATGATCCAGGTATTGAGCTGCTCGAACTCCGCCTTGTACGGGGCGACGCCGAAAGACAGGCTGGTCACGCCGCGGGAAACGTCTTCCGAGCCGATGAGTTTCGATTCGAAAGCGGTGTAGATGCGGCGGGTCTCATAGTCGGCGCGGAAGAAGCCGAGACCGGCGGGTGCGGCGGAATCACCGTCCTGCTTGGCCATGCCGGCCCCTAGGCCGAGGTAGACGTTCGCCTGGGCTTCGGGCAGGTTCCAGCGCTTGAGCAGCCAGTTGTGCTGAAGGCCGGTGTAGTAGTCGTCATCACCTTCATCCTCGAAGCGCATAGCGTGAAAACCGAAGGCGGTCTTCGAAGTGTAGGAATGGTAGATTTCGAAGTTTTGGACGGACTCAGTACCGCCGAGCATGAGCTGCCACGCTTCTTGGAAGGAAACGGGATGGGCAGCCGCAGCCCCGGCACCGAGCAGAAGGATGCAAAGGGATCTCATGGAGATGGACACAGGGATTGAGAAGAAGACGGATCAACGCGGCAGACAGCACCGACAAGGCGGCGGTGGCATGGCGCGGACAAACGGGTGACGGCCTACCAAAGCGGCCGCAGCGGGTCTTTTCTCACAGTGTCCTGCTAACCAGGAGAGCACGCCGCAGCGAAGGCGGGGCATGCCACGGGACCGAGGGCACCCAAGCGGGGCTTAGGTCCAGATCGGATTGGAGGGCCAAGGGCAGCCAAACGCTGGCCGGCTCAAAGGAAAGTTGGGATGCCGCGTGGGGCGGCGGAATCAAAGGAACGTCCGGAGACTCGCGGGGATCGTTCTTGGCGCAGGCGCAGTCGTGATCCGGCTTCTGCTTGTCGTTTTTTCCGCCGCCACAGCAGCAGTCGAAACTCTTCTCCCCCTGCTCCTGCCGCAGTTCCGCGGCGCAACAGCACAGCGGGCTGGCGACCAGAAGCGCCAGCAAGCAGGTGAAGATGGAAGCAAGACGCGACACCGGTAATGAGAGGCAAAACGCCCCGGAAGATTCCCTCCATAGCCGAAAAGCCCGTGAAAGCAAGACGAGAAGCCCTTCCGGCGCAGCCATCTCCTTGACTCCCCCGCCCTGCGCCGCCACGTTCCGCCCACCTTATGGCTGAACCTCAAACCGCCGACCTCCTGGCGCTGGATACGGACGCTCTGAAGAGCCGTCTGACCCAGCTCGGGAGGTATCTTTGACGTGCCGACCCTGGAACGGGAGATCGGCTCCCTCGAGGCCGCCATGGGCGACCCGGATTTCTGGAACAATCAGGAGAAGGCCCGCGCGACCAACACGCGCATCGCCGGACTGAAGAAACGGCTCGGCGCTTTCCAAAAGCTGAACGGTCGCTACGAGGACTTGCTCGCGGGCATCGAGCTCGCGAAGGAGTTCGACGACCACGATGCGGCGGTAGAGGCCTACCACAACGCGGCGGAGCTGGATAAGGACATCAAGTCCTTCGAGCTGCTGACGCTGCTGGATCGCCCGAACGACTCCTCCTCCTGTTACCTGGTGGTGCAGGCCGGTGCGGGTGGCACGGAGGCCTGTGACTGGGCCCAGATGCTGTGGCGCATGTATTCGCGCTGGGCGGAACGCAAGGGCTTCACCTGCGAGACGATCTACTGGGAAGACGGCGACGAGGCCGGCCTGCGCGGCGCCTCGATGAAGATCACCGGCGACTACGCCTACGGCTACCTGAAGAACGAGCGCGGGGTGCACCGGCTGGTGCGGATCTCGCCCTTCGACTCCGCGGGCAAGCGCCACACCTCCTTCTCTTCGGTGGATGCAACCCCGGAGATCAACGACGAGATCAAGATCGAGATCAACGAGAAGGACATCGAGATCACGACGATGCGCTCCGGCGGCAAGGGCGGCCAGAACGTGAACAAGGTGGAGACCGGCGTGCTGCTGCGCCACCTGCCCACCGGCATCCTGATCCGCTCCACCAACGCCCGCTCGCAAGGCGCGAACAAGGAGCTGGCCTACGAGATCCTGAAGGCAAAGCTGTTCCAGATCGAGGAAGACAAGCGCAAGGCGGAGTCCGAGCGCGCCTACGGGGAGAAGGGCGACATCGCCTGGGGCAACCAGATCCGCTCCTATGTCTTCCAGCCGTACCAGAAGGTGCTGGACCTGCGCACGGGCGAGGAGACGAACAACATCCAAGCCACCATGGACGGCGACATCGACGCCTTCATCGAAGCCAAGCTGCGCGGCAAGGTCCGCGTGAAGGGCGGCGGTGGCGACGACGATTGATCGCCCTCCCGCGGGCGGCGGCTCCAGTCCTAGACTTGCACCCTCCTCCTAAGGCGGAGGGTGCAGCCTGCCACGGAATAAGCTGGAAGCCGCGCCCTCGCATGGCCGTATCTTCCTCGCCATGCGCTCTCTCTTCGCCTCCCTTTTGTTGACCCTGGCCGCGTCCGCCGCGGACCTGAGCACGATTCCCTTCAAGACCATCACCGGCAAGGAGACCAGCCTGGCCGATTACAAGGGCAAGGTGGTGCTGGTGGTGAATACCGCCTCGAAGTGCGGCCTGACCCCGCAGTACAAGGCGCTGGAGGAGATCTACGACAAGTATCGTAGGAAGGACTTCGTGGTGCTGGCCTTCCCCTGCAACGACTTCGGCAACCAGGAGCCGGGGACCGGGAAAGAGATCAAGGAGTTCTGCAAGACCAGCTTCGACATCAGCTTCCCGCTCATGGACAAGGTCCACGTGAAGGGCCCGGAGCAGCACCCGCTCTACACCGCCCTGAGCGGCAAGGACGGAGCTTTCCCGGGCGATGTGTCTTGGAACTTCGGCAAGTTCCTGATCGGCAAGGATGGCAAGCCGATCGCCCGCTTCGAGCCGAAGACCACACCGGACAGCCCGGAGGTGACCGAGGCGATCGAGAAGGCGCTGAAGTAGCGCTCCGGGTTCGTGGGCCTAGACACCCGCCGCTTTCCCGGCCTTCTCGTAGCTGGAGAGGAGGTCGTGGAATCTTTCCCCCTGCACGGTAACATGGCTGCGCAGGCTGCCGGAAGCGGCCTCCGGATCTCCGGCTTCCAACGACCTCAGAATGAGCGCATGCTCTTCCATCGACTGCTTCATGCGTCCGCGGGCGCGCAGCTGCATGCGCCGGAAGGGCCGCAGCCGCTTCTGCAGGCGCTTCGCTTCGGTGGCTAGGAAGCTGTTTCCTGCAGCCTTGTAGATCAGTTGGTGGAACTCCTCGTTGCGGTGATAGTAGCCATCCGGGTCTTCCTTATCCAGCGCCTGCTCGCAGGCCCGCGCGGCCACCGATAGCTTGGCCAGCTCGCCCGGGGAGATCCGCCGCGCCGCCAGGCGTCCGCACAAAGCTTCCAGTTCCGCCATCACCTCGAACATCTCCACCAACTCGACAATGCCGGGGTGGCGGACAAAGGCCCCGCGCCGCGGGATGAGCTCCACCAAGCCGGAGCCCGCCAGCATCCGCAGGGCTTCCCGCAGTGGAGTACGGGAGACGCCGAAGCGCTTTGCCAAGGTGACCTCATCAAGGCGCTCCCCGTCCTCGAATTCGCCTTCCACGATCCGTTGCTCGATCGTTTCCCGGATATCATCGGCACTGCGACTCGCCATGGCGGGAGGAGACTAGCCACGAATATCGCGACCAATCCAGCCACCATTTATTTTGTATACAAAAACAGGGACACTCCTACAGATAGCCACTGTCCGCCTCCCAAAACCCGAAACCCAAAGGGCATGGCCATCTACGGAACCGCCTTGTTATCATTTTGCCTGCTCGCCGGCTTGTTGGCGGGAAAATTGCTCGGCTGGATGCTGGGCATGGACGGGAACATCGGCGGCGTGGGGATCGCGATGCTGCTGCTGGTCCTGCTGACGGACCGCCTGAAGAGAGACGGCGCGCTACCGGAACCCAGCGAGCAAGGCATCCTTTTCTGGAGCTCGATCTATATCCCGGTGATCGTGGCCATGGCGGCATCGCAGAATGTCCGTGCCGCGATCCATGGGGGGCCGGCCGCCATCCTGGCGGGTCTGCTGGCCACCCTCGCCTGCTGTGCGCTGGTGCCGGTCTATGCCCGGATCGGCCGGTCGCAAGATGACGATTCCCCCCTCCCCTGATGATCAAGTTCATCGAGCCCCTGCTGATTGAGTACTCGCTGATCACGGCTTTCGCCCTGATCGGTTTGCTGGTGTGGATCTCCTACATCCTCTCGGGGCGGTTGACCCGGGGACGGGTGCATGGTTCCGCCGTGGCGATCCTGCTCGGTCTAGGATTGGCCTATGCCGGAGGACTGGTCACCGAGGGAAAGAAGGGCCTCGCCGACATTCCGGCCTTCGCCGGCGTGGGTTTGATGGGCGGCGCCATGCTGCGCGACTTCGCGATCGTGGCGACGGCCATGGGCGTGCATCTCGGCGAGCTGCGGAAGACCGGCTCGGTCGGCGTGCTCTCACTTTTCACCGGAATTCTGGTATCCTTCATCATGGGCGGCTGCGTGGCTTGGGCCTTCGGTTTCCGCGATGCGGTCAGCATCACCACGCTGGGAGCCGGTGCAGCCACATTCATCGTCGGCCCCGTCACCGGCACCGCCTTGGGAGCCAGCTCGGAGGTCATTGCCCTGAGCATCGCGGCGGGGTTGGTGAAGTCGATCCTCGTCATGATCGGCACACCATGGGTGGCCCGCTCGATCGGGCTGAACAACCCGCGCACCGCGCTGATCTTCGGCGGGCTGATGGGAACCACCAGCGGCGTAGCCGGAGGCCTGGCCGCGACCGACCCGAAGCTGGTGCCCTATGGGGCCATGACAGCGACCTTTTACACAGGGCTGGGCTGCCTGCTCGGACCTTCCGTGATGTACTTCCTGATCCGTTCGATTGTTTGAGAGAGATGTTGGAACTTCCGCTGATAGCCCGTGCCCGCAGCTTCGAGAACCGCCACGCCCTGCGCGAGGGGGAGGTGTATCGCTCCTATGGCGAGCTGCTAGATGCTTCCGCCCGGATCGCAGCAGCACTGCTCGGCGGGAGGCGCGATCTGGAGGAAGCGCGGATTGCCTTCATGGCGCCGGCCAGCTTCGAGTATGTCGCGATCCAATGGGGTATCTGGCGCGCAGGCGGGATCGCGGTGCCTCTCTCGGTGCATGCGACGGTGCCTGAACTAGCGCATGCGCTCGGGGACTCGGATGCTTGCCTGATCCTAGTGACGAGGGCCGAGGCCGATCGTTTTGCCTCCGAAGAGAGAGCCCTATTGCTGGTGGATGATGCGCTACGCTGCGAAGCCTGCGAGCTGCCGGAGATCCGCCATGAGCGCCGCGCGATGATCCTCTACACCAGCGGCACCACGAACAAACCGAAAGGTGCTGTGAGTACCCATGCGAACCTGCAGGCACAGATCGAGGCACTTGTCGTTGCATGGGAATGGCAAGCGGACGACCGCATACCGCTTTTCCTGCCGCTGCATCACATCCACGGGATCATCAACGTGCTCGGCTGCGCCCTGTGGTCGGGTGCCTTGGTCGATGTCTTCCCGCGCTTCGATCCGGCCATGGTGCTGCCGCGGGTGGCGGCGGGAGAATACAGCCTCTTCATGGCAGTGCCGACGATCTATGCGAAGCTGGCGACGCAGCTTGAGCCGGACTCGCAGAGGGCGGTCTTGAAGGGCTTCGCCGCAATGCGGCTGATGGTCTCCGGGTCCGCGGCACTGCCGGCAAGCCTTCATCGCCGCTGGGCCGAGCTGACGAGCCAAAGTTTGCTCGAACGCTACGGCATGACCGAGACGGGAATGATCCTGTCCAATCCGCTCCATGGTGAGCGCCGCAGCGGCAGCGTGGGGCAGCCACTGCCGGGTGTGGAAGTCCGGCTGCGCAGTGAGACGGGCGAGACGATCACGACCGCGAATGAGGCGGGGGAGATCCAAGTGCGCGGACCGGCCGTCTTCTTGGAATACTGGCAGCTTCCCGAGACAAGCGCCGCCTCCTTTGAAGATGGATGGTTCCGCACCGGCGATATGGGCATCCGCGAGGATGGCTACTACCGCATCCTCGGCCGCCTGTCCGTGGACATCATCAAGAGCGGCGGCTACAAGCTCTCCGCCTTGGAGATCGAAGCCGCGCTGCTGGAACACCCGGCAATCCGCGAGTGTGCCGTGATCGGTTTGGAAGATGATACCTGGGGTGAGACCGTGGCCGTGGCGGCGGTGCTCGAAGGAGATCTCGGCTTGGAAGATCTACAGCACTGGAGCAAAGGGCGGCTTTCCTCCTACAAGCTGCCGCGGCGCTTGCTACGTGTGGAGAGCCTGCCGCGGAACGCGATGGGCAAGGTGGCGAAGAAGGAGGTCGGAAAGCTCTTTCGTTAAGTTGTCTTAGGACGGTTTCGCGTCATCACGGAAAGGATAGGAATCGTTGTGAGTATGCTTCATCCTGATTATTGTATACAATAGGATTGACCTTGAAGGCGATCTCTCCATTTTCGGACACATGACCCTCCCAAACCCAAGGTCGCTCCGTATCCTCGTGCCCTGTCTTCTGGTCACGCTGCTCTCCCCCAAGGCCTCCGCCACCACCACCGTCCTGGTGGATCTGGGCCTGACCACCGGCCATGCGCAGGGCTCGCCGACCGCGAGCCCCGATACGAACGGCGTCTACTGGAACAATGCCACCTCCACCGCCCACGGTGCACCGGTTTCCGGCGGTACGGGCTTGGCACTGAACAATCTCGTCACGACGGGTAATGCCAGCACCACGGTGAGCCTGGCCTTCACCGCCGACAACGGCGGGCCGGACGCCACCGACCAGCAATGGCTCTCCGCGGGCCGGGCGAATGGCGGACTTATCGGCAGCAACCCCGGCTTGCAGATCGATGGCATCACCATCGGTCTCCAGACGGCTACGGAAGATTACTTCTTCTCCGAGTTCGGTCCGGCGACGATCACGATCTCCGGCCTGAACCCGAACTGGGTCTATGACCTCTCGATGTTCGGCACCCGGAATACCATCGAGGTCCGGATCACCACCTACACCGTCACGGACCTCAACGGCACCCACGTGACGACCCTACAGACTTCCGGCACGGATCTGGGCGGCACCGGCTATCACGGTAACGTCTCGACCATCGCCGGTCTGGACAACCTCGTCCCCACCGGGGGCGGCACCCTGACCCTGAGCATCTCGGGGAGCGGTGCGAACCCACGCTTCGGCTATCTGGGCGTACTGGGCATTTCCGTGCCCGAACCCGGCTCCGCGCTCATGGCCGGACTCGGCGTCATCGGCCTGCTGGCCCGGCGCCGCCGCAGCTCTGCCCTGTGCTGAGCGGCCTGTCGTTTCTCCCCACCTGAACCCATCGAACCCATGTTACTTCGCAAGCTCCTTACGGGCTGGCGACCGGCGCTGCTTGCCGGTTTCGTCACCCTCTTCGCCAGTCCTCTCCATGCCCGCAGCCTGCTGGTGGACTTCGGTCCCAACAACGGCACGGACGGCAATGTCACTCCCTCCGGCACTCCGGTAATCAACCCCGGCAACGGCAGCACCGGAGTGGCCGATACCAACGGCAACTACTGGAACAACGTGGTGGGCGCCGGCAATACCGGCGGCCCGGTGGCGATGAGCTACCTGAATCTGATCGACACGGCGAACGCTCCCACCGGGATCGGCCTGACCCTCGGCCCCAGCTGGAAGTCGAACGGTCGCCTCAACGGCGGTCTGCTCAGCCCTGATCCGGTCAAGCTTGGGAACTTCGCGGTCGGCAAGGCGACAGAGGATTACTTCTTCATCGATGGTGCCAACGGGGTTTATGCCACGCTCAACATCAACAATCTCGATCCCGGCAAGCTCTACAACCTGCGGATCTTCGGCACCCGCGATGTGGCGGCGGTGAGAAAGACGACCTACACGGTTTCCGCGGGCAACGGCGTCTTCAGCACCGTGCTGCAAACTTCCGGGGGCGACCTGGAGAGCAGCACGGATGGCAACGACAGCACGATCGCTTCTCTCTCCGGCCTGCAGACCGATGCCAGCGGCCAACTCTCCCTGCGCGTGACGGCGACGGAAGGCGGCTTCGCTTATCTCGGAGTGCTGGAACTCACCGAAGGTGATGCGGTGGCGCCGATCGCTTCCAAGAAAGTGCGCGTGGACTTCGGCCGCCACGACACGACCAACGGCAACCCGACGACGAGCCCGGACAGCTTCGGCAACCACTGGAACAACTTCGGCACGGTCGCCAACGGCACCACGGTGAACAACCTGGTGAGCACCACGAACGAGCCGACCGCACTCGGCATCACGCTGACTTCCACGAACTGGCAGAACAACGGCATCCTGAACGGCGGACTCTTGGCTCCGACCCAAGCGCTGCTCGGTGATCTGGCCGTGGCGACCGCGACGCAGGATTACTTCTTCATCAACGGTGCGACCGCGACTTCCACGATGACGATCCGCGGCTTGAGCCCGACGAAGCTGTATTCGATGCGCTTCTTCGGCACTCGCAACGAGGCCGGAGTCCGACGCTCGACCTACACCGTCACCGCGGGCAACGGCATCACCGCCGGAACCCTGCAGACCAGCGGTGCGGGCATCGGCACGGACGGGGGCCCCGCCTACAACGGCAACAACCGTAGCACGGTGGCGCTCGGCGGCATCCAAGCGAACACGACCGGCGAGGTGACCCTGCAGCTCGCGGTGGCCCAAGGCGACTTCGCCTACCTCGGAATCCTGGAGATCGTGGAAGGCGCCACGGTTCCGGCCTTGCCTCCGGTGGCGATCAACAACGAGATCGACCGCTGGACCTACCAAGACAGCGTGGATCCGATTGCCCCCGGTGGCGTGCTCTTCGTCGGCAGCTCGAGCATCCGGCGCTGGGAGAATCTGGCGAAGGACTTCTCGGACTACCGCATTGTTCAACGTGGATTCGGTGGCTCGCAGTTCTCGGATCTGAATCCGATCGTGCACCGCATCGTGACGCCGTACCAGCCCTCGGCGATCGTCGTCTTCGAAGGAACCAATGACATCCGCGTGGGCAACAAGACCGGCGAGCAGGTGTTCGCCGACTTCCAGACCTTCATCAACTTGGTGCGGGCAAGCCAACCGAACGTGCCGATCTGCTACATCGGCATCACGCCGGTCCCGTCCTTCTTCAACAATCCGGACCACGATCCGCGCCGCCGCACCGCGAACACGCTGATCAAGAACTACTGCAATTCGGATCCGAACCTGAAGCTGCACTTCCTGAACACGAACGAGCTGCTGGATACCCTGCACGACACGAATCCGACGGAGTGGAACACCTATTTCGTGGATGACACCCACATAAACCGCAAGGGCTACGATCACTTCACTTCGGTGATCCGTCCGGCGCTCCAAGCGGTGATCGCCCCTAACAAGACCTACACGGCGAATCCGAACGCACTCGTGGCGGGCGAGAAGCTGTTCTTCGACTTCGGCCCGAGCGATGTGACCACGGGTGATCCGACCACCGGCGCCGATGCCAACGGCAACCACTGGAACAACTGGTACCTGACCAACGGCGGCATCACCATCAATGCCGGCGAGCACCTGGGGAACCTGGTCCGCAGCACCGGCACGAACACCGGCATGCGCATGGTCATGACCGGCGGCTTCCTCTGCAACGGCAAGGCGACCTTCGGCGGACTCTTCGCCCCGCAGGCATCGCTGCTCGGCGAGCTAGCGGTGGAGACGGCGACGGAGGACTTCTTCTACTCCACGGCGAACGATATCTACGATGCGACTAGCGACGACGTGCCCGGTGGCTTCATGCTCTCGGGCCTGAATCCGGAGCTGAGCTACGAGTTCCGTTTCTTCGGCGCGCGCAGCAATGCCGAGATGCGCACCACGAAGTACGATGTCTTCGGAGCCAACCAAGGCACGGCAAACCTCACCACCAGCGGCACGGGAATCGGTAGCACGGGCGGTGACAACAA
This is a stretch of genomic DNA from Luteolibacter rhizosphaerae. It encodes these proteins:
- a CDS encoding GDSL-type esterase/lipase family protein, with product MLLRKLLTGWRPALLAGFVTLFASPLHARSLLVDFGPNNGTDGNVTPSGTPVINPGNGSTGVADTNGNYWNNVVGAGNTGGPVAMSYLNLIDTANAPTGIGLTLGPSWKSNGRLNGGLLSPDPVKLGNFAVGKATEDYFFIDGANGVYATLNINNLDPGKLYNLRIFGTRDVAAVRKTTYTVSAGNGVFSTVLQTSGGDLESSTDGNDSTIASLSGLQTDASGQLSLRVTATEGGFAYLGVLELTEGDAVAPIASKKVRVDFGRHDTTNGNPTTSPDSFGNHWNNFGTVANGTTVNNLVSTTNEPTALGITLTSTNWQNNGILNGGLLAPTQALLGDLAVATATQDYFFINGATATSTMTIRGLSPTKLYSMRFFGTRNEAGVRRSTYTVTAGNGITAGTLQTSGAGIGTDGGPAYNGNNRSTVALGGIQANTTGEVTLQLAVAQGDFAYLGILEIVEGATVPALPPVAINNEIDRWTYQDSVDPIAPGGVLFVGSSSIRRWENLAKDFSDYRIVQRGFGGSQFSDLNPIVHRIVTPYQPSAIVVFEGTNDIRVGNKTGEQVFADFQTFINLVRASQPNVPICYIGITPVPSFFNNPDHDPRRRTANTLIKNYCNSDPNLKLHFLNTNELLDTLHDTNPTEWNTYFVDDTHINRKGYDHFTSVIRPALQAVIAPNKTYTANPNALVAGEKLFFDFGPSDVTTGDPTTGADANGNHWNNWYLTNGGITINAGEHLGNLVRSTGTNTGMRMVMTGGFLCNGKATFGGLFAPQASLLGELAVETATEDFFYSTANDIYDATSDDVPGGFMLSGLNPELSYEFRFFGARSNAEMRTTKYDVFGANQGTANLTTSGTGIGSTGGDNNDDEVAVISGIRPDAFGQAFVDITLVQGSFAYISAMQITASTVTPPLTPYQSWRSENFSAGELADAELEASLWGSEADPDGDGRSNLLEYAAGTDPRENDADSTSFAMETVEEDEFITLTYRKNLAASDLDFQVQKGDDLSEWDDVTDALVSSEGGIEVRKATVAKEGTRLWLRLKVAELP